One Rickettsia canadensis str. McKiel genomic window, TGATCCATGCAACAATGCCTCCGCAGGAATGACATAAAATGAAAATCTAGAATACTTAAGAATAAAGCTAATCCTGTGTGATTTCAGCAATCCTAGTACACAGAGCTTCAATTATATCCCAGCTTTTTTGAATAGCGAGTAAAGAAGAATTATTAATATTTATTTGTTTTAATAAATCTATAGCGATTTGTTCATGTTCCGGATCAAGAAGCATATGTATTTTGAAATGTTTTTCTGCTTTATGATTAAAAAATATTGAGCCTAATTTTTCATAAAATATTCTTAGCACAAGAGTCTATTACTATACTTCAGCATTAGTAAATTGTAAGGGATGTGTCATACGTAATGGACAAGGACGGTCCGCTCACTATCTCCAAACGTCATCATTGTCTAGATTTTGTGATAATTCTACATATGTGTCCAAATTCAGCGGTGAGATGCTTCCATGCCAGTTGTTTAAATTCTTTTGTTTCCGAAAATACTACTCTTGCTAATATCATTTTCTAAAATTTGTCTGATCAAATCCAAAAATATTTAAGAAATTTATTTTTTTGCATGGTACTATCTAATTGAATTTCACAGAGTTTGTTTTTTCTAAATTGCTCTTTATATTGAGTATTATCTGAAATTAGATAACATATAAGTAATATCAATATTATCTAAATATATTAATCTAGAACCACTGTCACTAAATTTATTAACGGTTACTTACCAATTTTTAAAACTATATGTGTATTTATATATAAATTGTAAAATCATACTGTGTATGCAGTAAATATATAAAATATTTCGACTTATCCATTTTAAATTTATAGCTATTTTTTGTGAATAATCACTTATGATCATTAATATATAGGTAACTGTTAAGATGGTGAGGTTTAAAATTAAATCAGTATTTGAAAAATTAAAATCACTCATGGGAATTGCAAGAGTAAAAAGAGTTGAATGCATGCACGTAATAAAAATGGCTATAAAACAACTAAGTTTTAAATTTGCCTGTTCATGTTGTGCAATAAATCCAAGGATCATTATAGCAATTACAATAGTACCGTAGTCAACTAAATACCAACTAATATGAAATAATATTGCCATTATAAT contains:
- a CDS encoding TraX family protein, with protein sequence MIITRNKHQSNYQDLLKTLAIIAMIIDHMGLYLYPELTIMRVIGRTVMPVFCFFTGYNFHDKPKTKIIIAGILLQIYTTVLFKQFITTNILIPIYLGQCYIYYFRKSLIHFFYSGYCHVIIMAILFHISWYLVDYGTIVIAIMILGFIAQHEQANLKLSCFIAIFITCMHSTLFTLAIPMSDFNFSNTDLILNLTILTVTYILMIISDYSQKIAINLKWISRNILYIYCIHSMILQFIYKYTYSFKNW